The proteins below are encoded in one region of bacterium:
- a CDS encoding DUF559 domain-containing protein, translated as MLLWRQLRSKQLEGFKFRRQEPIGNYIADFVISPSPNPSHQGRGSSYADAVGTKGDET; from the coding sequence ATGTTACTATGGAGACAATTGAGATCAAAACAGTTGGAAGGGTTTAAGTTCAGGAGACAAGAACCTATAGGTAATTATATAGCAGATTTTGTTATTTCACCCTCCCCTAACCCCTCCCATCAAGGGAGGGGAAGCTCTTATGCCGACGCTGTCGGTACAAAAGGAGATGAAACTTAA